A single region of the Triticum dicoccoides isolate Atlit2015 ecotype Zavitan chromosome 2B, WEW_v2.0, whole genome shotgun sequence genome encodes:
- the LOC119367269 gene encoding uncharacterized protein LOC119367269: protein MASSGGGRSPAAVVLDDLVDVRDRVAMLQTVLQESSPGATVEARELVEGMMAKLSSALSVLGTGDGGVASSSGPGRGPGGRRKRSGTASSGPHRRSSSRRRMKSPLIRTVTATTLTDGKSWRKYGQKQINDSTNPRSYYRCTHLPDKGCKAKRHVHVSESNPSEYTIDYYGQHTCRDPSTFPSLIVQGAADAAPPPDCANLISFAPINGANRAFTASTSTSAFSHHLMKEAADHHPMLFSRFSNHSSSPPAQEGVSSDSPSPACHSKYMQYAGGQFINVTGIRTSPLTVGSAPAEYWPVVEVTGVDSAVAGMDSFPSSPSSLGFMSGSLEGSFGNNVYDDDLFSFDS from the exons ATGGCGTCCTCCGGCGGCGGGCGCTCACCTGCGGCGGTGGTCTTAGACGACCTTGTGGATGTTCGCGACCGCGTGGCGATGCTGCAGACCGTGCTGCAGGAGTCTTCGCCTGGGGCGACCGTGGAGGCCAGGGAGCTGGTGGAGGGGATGATGGCCAAGCTGTCGAGCGCCCTGTCGGTTCTCGGCACCGGTGATGGTGGCGTGGCGTCTTCGTCGGGGCCAGGTCGAGGAccgggcgggaggaggaagaggtcggGCACTGCGTCGTCCGGGCCGCACCGCcggagcagctcgaggagaag GATGAAGAGCCCTCTAATCAGGACGGTCACCGCTACGACGCTCACAGATGGCAAGTCATGGAGGAAGTACGGGCAGAAACAGATAAACGACTCTACTAACCCGAG GAGCTACTACAGGTGCACGCATTTGCCAGATAAGGGCTGCAAGGCCAAGAGGCACGTCCACGTATCCGAGTCCAACCCGTCGGAGTACACCATCGACTACTATGGCCAGCACACCTGCAGGGATCCCTCCACATTTCCATCACTCATCGTCCAAGGGGccgccgacgctgccccgccgccggacTGTGCAAACCTCATCAGCTTCGCGCCCATCAATGGAGCCAACCGCGCTTTCACTGCCAGCACGAGCACGAGCGCTTTTTCTCATCATCTCATGAAAGAAGCGGCTGATCATCATCCTATGCTCTTCTCCCGCTTCTCCAACCACAGCTCCTCTCCGCCAGCTCAGGAGGGCGTGTCCAGCGACTCACCGTCGCCGGCTTGCCACAGCAAGTACATGCAGTACGCCGGCGGGCAGTTCATCAACGTTACTGGCATAAGGACATCGCCGTTGACTGTGGGATCAGCGCCGGCGGAGTACTGGCCGGTggtggaggtcaccggcgtcgacaGTGCTGTCGCAGGCATGGACAGCTTCCCTTCCTCCCCGAGCAGCCTCGGGTTCATGTCGGGCTCGTTGGAGGGATCATTTGGCAATAACGTTTACGACGACGACCTGTTCAGCTTTGATTCCTGA